One region of Chlorobiota bacterium genomic DNA includes:
- a CDS encoding CHRD domain-containing protein — MKPLRTLPTLFRFLPLLLLLSLPASLVSQESFRATHVAVLNGSNQNPPVAGAGYGILIAQFDPVSRSLQYRITVTGLEEAIAGAHFHRGGPDATGDIVHTISFQAPRLTATGTWENIPLSTVDSLLKGLIYVNIHTAQVPEGKIRGQVEMLPNAGVYQLDPGNEVPPISHDDSDGSGDATITVDPQTRTAWYRARWCCMTGPATMAHFHRGARGSTGPVVHALPISVGDSVVEGVWTGLSDQDIADIRSGNIYLNVHTDTYPNGEIRGQVIPIAAFTAAVSAKNEVPANSTSAEGTGITLAFGEPSQEFPIFGEFVVEGLTGAITAAHIHRGAAGANGGTMLDLDQAGYPNLWALESGIPAPANRAELLAGRTYANFHTAANPNGEARGQLIPAALNWDAISATPSDPVTGGTLKLLSAFDKQSNRLLFRWNGGSAEGKVMLFNLLGQQVGEGYLSNGHASIDGASLPAAPYLAQLIVDGKPMATGQVMLGR, encoded by the coding sequence ATGAAACCCTTGCGAACCCTCCCCACACTGTTCCGCTTTCTTCCATTGCTGTTGCTGCTATCTCTGCCAGCATCGTTGGTTTCCCAAGAATCTTTCCGTGCCACCCACGTCGCGGTGCTGAACGGAAGCAACCAAAATCCCCCGGTTGCCGGTGCCGGATACGGCATTCTGATTGCACAATTCGACCCCGTCTCCCGCTCGTTGCAGTACCGCATCACCGTTACCGGACTTGAGGAAGCAATCGCTGGCGCACATTTCCACCGTGGCGGCCCCGACGCAACCGGCGACATCGTCCACACCATCAGCTTCCAAGCCCCACGGCTTACGGCAACCGGAACTTGGGAGAATATCCCGCTTTCAACCGTTGACTCCTTGCTGAAAGGATTGATCTACGTGAATATCCACACCGCGCAGGTGCCGGAAGGAAAGATCCGTGGGCAGGTTGAGATGCTTCCGAACGCCGGGGTCTATCAGCTTGACCCCGGCAACGAAGTCCCCCCGATTTCCCACGACGACTCCGACGGAAGCGGCGATGCAACCATTACCGTGGACCCGCAAACCCGCACCGCATGGTACCGTGCCCGCTGGTGCTGCATGACCGGACCAGCCACCATGGCCCATTTCCACCGTGGCGCACGTGGTTCAACCGGTCCGGTTGTCCATGCCTTACCAATCAGCGTTGGCGACTCGGTGGTGGAAGGGGTCTGGACCGGGTTAAGCGATCAGGACATCGCCGACATCCGTAGCGGAAACATCTACTTGAACGTCCACACCGACACCTACCCGAATGGCGAGATCCGCGGGCAGGTTATTCCCATCGCAGCCTTCACTGCGGCTGTTTCGGCCAAGAATGAGGTTCCCGCCAACTCCACATCTGCCGAAGGAACCGGAATCACACTGGCGTTTGGCGAGCCATCGCAGGAGTTTCCAATTTTTGGAGAGTTCGTGGTGGAAGGGCTGACCGGGGCAATCACCGCCGCCCATATCCATCGCGGAGCCGCTGGCGCGAATGGAGGGACGATGCTTGATCTGGATCAAGCGGGTTATCCAAACTTGTGGGCACTAGAGTCTGGCATTCCCGCACCGGCAAACCGTGCCGAATTGCTTGCTGGGCGGACCTACGCCAATTTCCACACCGCCGCAAACCCGAACGGCGAAGCACGCGGCCAACTTATTCCGGCAGCACTGAATTGGGATGCTATCTCGGCGACCCCATCGGACCCTGTCACTGGCGGAACCTTGAAACTCCTTTCGGCTTTCGACAAGCAGAGCAACCGGCTGCTCTTCCGCTGGAATGGCGGCAGCGCGGAAGGGAAGGTGATGCTGTTCAACCTGCTTGGCCAGCAGGTGGGGGAAGGCTATCTATCCAACGGCCACGCTTCGATTGATGGAGCTTCGCTTCCCGCCGCGCCCTACCTTGCTCAGCTGATCGTTGACGGGAAGCCAATGGCCACGGGCCAAGTGATGCTGGGGCGATAA
- a CDS encoding right-handed parallel beta-helix repeat-containing protein: protein MGQQTAYSTSPTTPPPVNDESKFLVLLDPSQVPDTVAITTARTFYYANVYYQFPELYAYYMSYAGNPYVYYRASPYWHYQFPTENGQQIGYRLTPLMDDVTPDSLWFTPERKANVYLGGSSITINAQFTNFGKNVRQNVPVKALIYRDQDLVNPVATATGTAFTTATAQLGKSQVTLTPTLTAPLMDVPGIYTVKVISLLDIDQDILNDTLTGQFSISLPNDVAVWTLLQPYENKLPLKYQYPLGVGVPIEVRFLNAGFNSQKDVPVGYWIFDENGNKVGEGQTIVPGTWDPSTFRDINMPTWTPTKPGHYFVKIYTNLSNDQNRLNDTLLKWPKLGFPFDANYEIELMALPAGIAPHSPQEFQSYPDGRPIPVLVNATNSGIADATNVPATVTIKNAAGNVVYTRQTTILTVPSGNSTVRQEFPDFIPNGAGEYCLTVTVNDPQDPVTENNSTTWCFNVKARYAGVYRVGFGEHFRTIREAWDSVSTYGVGGPVTLELVDDSYTVQPTNNDPSQPALDMRGYVVGLGANNPITWRPVAGKTNVTVNLKSPSGIGIWYGQKDTSNPSGYVTWDGGTNKVLRFVLENTTATNVSGYKRLAIPFYLGQGASNYKVLNSRIEPASGNTWSLKNTASTVTIPSYNQSFNTFTFVDDLAQVMSAGVMLRNSAPIDGATGTNSQKRDTLRNQNNVISGNVIRDFGMGIASVGAGPLYVVDLGAYVEYTNQNNQYTGNQIWNSGRAGVTLVYEKNSVVSDNWINGVANTSKTMLHGVGIAITSGGERLEQPWVLERHHD, encoded by the coding sequence TTGGGACAGCAGACTGCCTACAGCACCAGCCCAACCACTCCCCCACCAGTGAATGACGAGAGCAAGTTCCTAGTGCTGCTCGATCCGTCGCAGGTGCCAGATACGGTTGCTATTACAACCGCTCGTACCTTCTACTATGCGAACGTCTACTACCAGTTCCCGGAACTGTATGCGTACTACATGAGCTATGCAGGTAATCCGTACGTGTACTACCGTGCTTCCCCATACTGGCACTATCAGTTCCCGACAGAGAATGGTCAGCAGATCGGCTACCGCCTGACCCCGTTGATGGATGATGTCACCCCAGACTCGTTGTGGTTCACCCCAGAACGCAAAGCCAACGTCTACCTTGGTGGTTCCTCGATCACCATTAATGCCCAGTTTACCAACTTCGGCAAGAACGTTCGCCAAAACGTTCCGGTCAAAGCCTTGATCTATCGTGACCAAGACTTGGTCAACCCCGTGGCAACCGCCACCGGAACCGCATTCACGACGGCAACCGCTCAGCTTGGTAAGTCTCAGGTAACCCTTACTCCTACCTTGACCGCACCGTTGATGGATGTTCCCGGTATCTATACCGTGAAAGTCATTTCCCTGTTGGATATTGACCAGGATATACTCAACGATACCTTGACCGGTCAGTTCTCCATCTCGTTGCCAAACGACGTTGCTGTGTGGACACTGCTGCAACCGTACGAGAACAAGCTGCCGCTGAAGTATCAGTATCCTCTCGGTGTCGGCGTCCCGATTGAGGTACGATTCCTGAACGCTGGATTCAACTCACAGAAAGATGTGCCGGTTGGATATTGGATTTTTGATGAGAACGGCAACAAAGTCGGCGAAGGCCAGACGATCGTCCCAGGAACATGGGATCCTTCAACCTTCCGCGACATCAACATGCCGACGTGGACCCCGACAAAGCCGGGTCACTACTTCGTCAAGATTTACACGAACCTCAGCAACGATCAGAACCGTCTGAACGATACGCTGCTGAAATGGCCAAAGCTCGGGTTCCCATTTGATGCGAACTATGAGATTGAGCTGATGGCGTTGCCGGCAGGTATTGCACCACACTCGCCGCAGGAGTTCCAGTCGTATCCTGATGGTCGTCCGATTCCGGTGCTTGTCAATGCCACCAACAGCGGCATTGCCGATGCTACGAACGTCCCGGCAACGGTAACGATCAAGAACGCTGCTGGCAATGTGGTCTATACACGCCAAACAACCATCTTGACCGTGCCAAGCGGCAACAGTACGGTTCGCCAAGAGTTTCCCGACTTCATCCCGAACGGAGCAGGCGAGTACTGCTTGACGGTGACGGTGAACGATCCGCAAGACCCGGTGACGGAGAACAACTCGACGACCTGGTGCTTCAACGTGAAGGCACGCTACGCAGGGGTGTACCGTGTTGGGTTCGGCGAGCACTTCCGCACGATCCGGGAAGCCTGGGACTCGGTCAGCACCTACGGTGTTGGCGGCCCGGTGACGCTGGAACTGGTGGACGACAGCTACACGGTCCAACCAACCAATAACGACCCATCGCAGCCAGCGTTGGATATGCGTGGATACGTCGTTGGATTGGGAGCGAACAACCCGATCACGTGGCGGCCGGTTGCCGGCAAGACGAACGTGACGGTCAACCTGAAATCGCCATCGGGCATCGGCATCTGGTACGGCCAGAAGGATACCTCGAACCCGAGCGGATACGTCACGTGGGATGGTGGAACCAACAAGGTGCTGCGGTTCGTGCTGGAGAACACAACAGCAACGAACGTCAGCGGATACAAGCGTTTGGCGATCCCGTTCTATTTGGGCCAGGGTGCCTCCAACTACAAGGTGCTCAACAGCCGGATCGAGCCAGCAAGCGGGAACACGTGGAGCCTGAAGAACACGGCCAGCACGGTGACGATTCCAAGCTACAACCAGTCGTTCAACACGTTCACGTTTGTGGATGACTTGGCGCAGGTGATGTCAGCCGGTGTGATGCTTCGGAACTCGGCACCGATTGACGGAGCCACAGGAACGAACTCGCAAAAGCGCGACACGCTTCGGAACCAGAACAACGTGATCAGCGGGAACGTGATCCGTGACTTCGGCATGGGAATCGCCTCGGTGGGAGCCGGACCGCTGTACGTGGTTGACCTTGGTGCCTACGTGGAGTACACGAACCAGAACAACCAGTACACCGGGAACCAGATTTGGAACTCAGGTCGTGCGGGTGTGACGTTGGTGTATGAGAAGAACTCGGTGGTGAGCGACAACTGGATCAACGGTGTTGCGAACACGTCGAAGACGATGTTGCATGGCGTTGGCATTGCGATCACCAGCGGTGGGGAACGCCTCGAACAACCGTGGGTACTCGAGCGACATCACGATTGA
- a CDS encoding T9SS type A sorting domain-containing protein yields MTGSLQNLSAQGYKIPSPPVATNLNQWRYLTGMDMNSMQGDITQEFVSTYSGGVDLHIQPMYRGSIANNRGTKVAGLTNDIDMEPRGSAALNGRYDIGADEFTGHIRNHDVMAEDILGPVGYRASSGQFSDAEYMMVDTAVSLVGRLRNVGGQPVPSNAATMTVQRWTGTTWVTVATMNKSASVDVSEQRNVAFGMFMPQTLRELGQSDPYYGQDANVSPLYRLQLRSGTDDNVTNNRYEKIVRFYVLRATRRVLVSVESYQPSNVTNSGISDPVVLGNKLNADSVISAMNQIAWDRTNGLGTEDFDIFQRDMWPKENLDFRPWKTVIWAQGEEAEGLEAEERAALKSALESRTMKDKTNLLIAGQDVARKHDVVLTAGNGQIADKEFVNNYLRATYSKPTQPANYSGLRIKGIALSPNKFEMIQGTGVTNDLPPMPGVLKVTVNSDGVAKSSHQYIDLPPVPDPTIRQDTTAGVASKGVKKQVVYYAFDWRHAGRFWPEPTQSGVKRLVLAGLDFFGYNTSEVLPIKLSSFAAQQTGRRQVTVEWTTAGEENVSAMEIQRAEVMEAVTGDVVGEFSVVDRQAGRGTATVGAEYRTVDGGVVGGRTYIYRLVTVNTDGTVEINDQRQVKVSGDEAMSLSVVVAPNPMVDRGSVQVELAEGGEGRIVLYDASGKEVSEVYSGAIVSGVTEYSLPVSELASGTYTVRIEVAGQSPVVKSVVVKK; encoded by the coding sequence ATGACGGGATCGTTGCAGAACCTGTCAGCACAAGGGTACAAGATTCCATCGCCACCAGTGGCGACGAACCTGAACCAATGGCGGTACCTGACGGGAATGGACATGAACTCGATGCAGGGTGACATCACCCAAGAGTTCGTCTCGACGTATTCAGGTGGCGTTGACCTGCACATCCAACCGATGTACCGTGGTTCGATTGCGAACAACCGCGGGACGAAGGTTGCGGGGTTGACGAACGACATTGACATGGAGCCACGCGGCTCGGCAGCATTGAACGGTCGGTACGACATCGGAGCCGACGAGTTCACGGGTCACATCCGCAACCACGATGTGATGGCCGAGGACATCTTGGGACCGGTGGGGTATCGTGCCTCAAGCGGCCAGTTTAGTGATGCAGAGTACATGATGGTTGACACGGCGGTGAGCCTTGTGGGACGCCTGCGGAACGTGGGTGGCCAGCCGGTGCCATCGAACGCAGCAACGATGACGGTGCAACGGTGGACGGGGACAACGTGGGTGACGGTTGCGACAATGAACAAGAGCGCAAGTGTGGACGTGAGCGAGCAGCGGAACGTGGCGTTCGGGATGTTCATGCCGCAGACGCTTCGCGAGTTGGGCCAAAGCGATCCATACTACGGCCAGGATGCGAACGTGAGTCCGCTGTACCGCCTGCAGTTGCGGAGCGGAACGGACGACAACGTGACGAACAACCGGTACGAGAAGATCGTGCGGTTCTACGTGTTGCGTGCAACGCGCCGTGTGTTGGTATCGGTCGAGAGCTACCAGCCATCGAACGTGACGAACAGCGGGATCAGCGACCCAGTGGTTCTTGGGAACAAACTGAACGCGGACTCGGTGATCAGCGCGATGAATCAGATCGCCTGGGATCGGACGAACGGGCTTGGAACGGAAGACTTCGACATCTTCCAACGTGATATGTGGCCAAAGGAGAACCTGGACTTCCGCCCATGGAAGACGGTGATCTGGGCACAAGGCGAGGAAGCCGAAGGGTTGGAAGCTGAAGAGCGTGCAGCATTGAAGAGCGCGCTGGAAAGCCGCACGATGAAGGACAAGACGAACCTTCTGATTGCAGGTCAGGACGTAGCACGGAAGCACGACGTGGTGTTGACGGCTGGGAACGGTCAGATTGCCGACAAGGAGTTCGTGAACAACTACCTGCGTGCAACGTACTCGAAGCCGACGCAGCCAGCGAACTACAGCGGGTTGCGGATCAAGGGGATCGCATTGTCGCCGAACAAGTTCGAGATGATCCAAGGGACTGGAGTGACGAACGATCTGCCACCGATGCCAGGAGTGCTGAAAGTGACAGTGAACTCTGACGGAGTGGCGAAGTCATCGCATCAGTACATAGACTTGCCACCGGTGCCGGATCCAACGATCCGTCAGGACACGACGGCGGGAGTGGCATCGAAGGGAGTGAAGAAGCAGGTGGTGTACTACGCGTTCGACTGGCGTCACGCAGGTCGGTTCTGGCCGGAGCCAACGCAGAGCGGCGTGAAGCGGTTGGTGTTGGCAGGGTTGGACTTCTTCGGATACAACACATCGGAAGTGTTGCCGATCAAGCTGTCGTCGTTCGCGGCACAGCAGACGGGTCGCCGTCAGGTGACGGTGGAGTGGACGACAGCCGGGGAGGAGAACGTGAGCGCGATGGAGATCCAGCGTGCCGAGGTGATGGAAGCCGTGACGGGTGACGTGGTCGGGGAGTTCAGCGTGGTAGATCGCCAGGCAGGTCGCGGAACAGCGACGGTGGGAGCGGAGTACCGGACAGTGGATGGTGGAGTTGTGGGTGGCCGGACGTACATCTACCGGTTGGTGACGGTGAACACGGACGGGACAGTGGAGATCAACGACCAGCGTCAGGTGAAGGTAAGCGGCGATGAGGCGATGAGCCTAAGCGTGGTGGTGGCCCCGAACCCGATGGTGGATCGTGGAAGCGTGCAAGTGGAGTTGGCAGAAGGTGGCGAAGGCCGGATCGTGCTGTACGACGCAAGCGGGAAGGAGGTAAGCGAGGTGTACAGCGGGGCGATAGTGAGTGGAGTGACAGAATACTCGTTGCCAGTGAGCGAGTTGGCGAGCGGAACGTACACCGTACGGATCGAAGTGGCGGGCCAAAGCCCAGTGGTGAAGAGCGTAGTGGTGAAGAAGTAA
- a CDS encoding transposase family protein codes for MRYAEICDRSPEQFRRLTGVLPTTFEAMLKVIRAARREFGRPPKLVLADQLLLTLLYWREYRAQYHLAADFGISEPTCGRIIRRVEDELTQSKEFQLPQRPQPRGGDIEFAVIVIDATESPIERPKKSKGSTTAGSVDATQSRRR; via the coding sequence ATGCGCTACGCAGAGATTTGTGATCGTTCACCGGAACAATTTCGACGCTTAACGGGTGTGTTGCCGACAACCTTCGAGGCAATGCTCAAGGTCATTCGTGCAGCACGGCGAGAGTTTGGTCGCCCACCGAAACTGGTGTTGGCCGATCAGCTGTTGTTGACGCTGCTGTATTGGCGTGAGTATCGAGCGCAATATCACCTTGCAGCGGATTTTGGGATCAGCGAACCGACCTGCGGCCGGATCATTCGGCGAGTGGAGGATGAACTCACCCAGAGCAAAGAGTTTCAATTGCCGCAGCGTCCGCAGCCGCGAGGCGGGGACATAGAATTTGCCGTGATCGTGATCGATGCGACAGAAAGCCCGATTGAACGGCCAAAAAAAAGCAAAGGGAGTACTACAGCGGGAAGCGTGGATGCCACACAATCAAGACGCAGGTAG
- a CDS encoding transposase, whose translation MKTQVAMALGSRRILKTEFGVGSQHDFSLLKQCVGRGYKRLLGSGSCWMADLGYLGLSKIQSNVWLPHKRRKGVALGDWEKEENREHSRKRIVIEHVFGRLKVFKIIAEKYRNRRKRFDVRFNLIAAIHNFELP comes from the coding sequence ATCAAGACGCAGGTAGCCATGGCGTTGGGAAGTCGTCGGATCCTCAAGACAGAGTTTGGGGTTGGAAGCCAGCATGATTTCTCGTTATTGAAGCAGTGTGTGGGTCGGGGGTATAAGCGATTGTTGGGGAGTGGGAGTTGTTGGATGGCGGATTTGGGATATCTGGGGTTATCGAAGATCCAGAGCAACGTATGGTTGCCGCACAAGCGGCGGAAGGGGGTAGCATTAGGGGATTGGGAGAAGGAGGAGAATCGTGAGCATTCGCGGAAGCGGATCGTGATTGAGCATGTGTTTGGTCGGTTAAAGGTGTTCAAGATCATAGCGGAGAAGTATCGAAATCGTCGCAAGCGATTTGATGTGAGATTCAACCTCATCGCCGCCATCCATAATTTTGAACTCCCTTGA
- a CDS encoding VCBS repeat-containing protein — translation MLQAIPFRCFLLLLVLLPAEKTLSQPFERQWESIIVESEQGIQMVNPFSGGLYQPRIGLRDVNGDHIPDLFTLNPDNVLRLYWNYGDFIFRRAFPSPYDSLPVRRWFRFADIDADNDDDLFSSGATSEVLLYRNNGTQKKPLFSAIADTVRGADGSPIYTQQETVPSFVDIDADGDLDLFYGKVDGAINFYENTGTPQSPVFTFRTDLYMDIMVIASQAKPEEGAATQREQQNERHGASVLGFADIDGDADLDILFGDFFTERLLLFHNDGTPQKAKFGMNRLDTAFRGMGDDVQSLGFNQAEAGDIDTDNAQDVLVSSLLPNSQFAPLQVFRNVGTNTAPMMRRQQKDPTDEIDVGEYAVPARIKDSRRDGVLIGSLEGTLTYYEMSFPNGSQVSTWRKKETFGVPGWQRTAPATGDLDGDGVAEVVIGGVVEDPTKMISIWKFQGNRLVFSESLADVSGINTNVSPSLGDLDNDGDLDLLVGAQNGQAFYFQNVGTPTTPAFERASPPPPFDALNAGRDSAPRMADINRDGKIDVIVGNATPSGPSGGRQRDGIQFYLNNGEGGFQKSPEFPDIDFPDRSNPAPLFFLDSEGSWLIVGMEAGGLQAYYQQGGPMDAPAVPQSSPIGITLQPNLLSGEQATIVEWNAEESRGELRITDLLGKEWYRQEITEKTGSLRIVLPKLPAGTYVCSMATSASVVAAPLILIR, via the coding sequence ATGTTACAAGCCATTCCCTTCCGTTGCTTCCTTCTTCTGCTGGTCTTGTTGCCAGCGGAGAAAACCTTATCGCAGCCGTTCGAAAGGCAATGGGAGTCCATTATCGTGGAATCGGAACAGGGGATCCAAATGGTCAATCCTTTTTCGGGAGGGCTGTACCAGCCGCGCATCGGATTGCGTGACGTAAACGGCGACCACATCCCCGATCTGTTCACGCTGAACCCCGATAACGTGCTGCGGCTGTATTGGAATTATGGCGACTTCATCTTCCGCCGCGCCTTCCCTTCCCCGTACGACTCGCTTCCGGTGCGCCGCTGGTTTCGCTTTGCCGATATTGATGCCGACAACGACGACGACCTGTTCAGCAGCGGCGCGACCTCGGAGGTGCTGCTCTATCGAAATAATGGAACACAAAAGAAACCCCTGTTCTCTGCAATTGCCGACACAGTGCGTGGTGCCGATGGTTCTCCTATCTACACCCAGCAGGAAACCGTCCCTTCCTTTGTGGATATTGACGCTGATGGCGATTTGGACCTGTTCTACGGCAAGGTTGATGGTGCCATTAACTTCTACGAAAACACCGGAACGCCACAATCTCCGGTCTTTACCTTCCGAACCGATTTGTACATGGATATCATGGTGATTGCAAGCCAAGCAAAGCCGGAAGAGGGGGCGGCAACGCAACGCGAGCAGCAGAACGAACGGCATGGCGCAAGCGTGCTGGGGTTTGCCGATATTGATGGCGATGCAGATCTAGATATTCTGTTCGGTGATTTCTTCACCGAGCGGTTGCTCCTGTTCCACAACGACGGCACACCGCAGAAAGCAAAGTTCGGAATGAACCGTTTGGACACTGCTTTCCGGGGAATGGGCGACGATGTGCAAAGCCTTGGATTTAACCAAGCCGAAGCAGGCGATATAGATACTGATAATGCTCAGGATGTCCTTGTCTCCTCGCTTCTTCCCAACAGCCAGTTTGCACCGCTGCAAGTTTTCCGCAACGTCGGGACCAACACCGCGCCGATGATGCGCCGCCAACAGAAGGACCCAACCGATGAGATTGACGTTGGCGAATATGCCGTCCCCGCCCGTATCAAGGATTCTCGGAGGGATGGTGTCCTGATCGGTTCGCTGGAGGGGACACTCACCTACTATGAGATGAGTTTCCCAAATGGAAGCCAAGTATCCACGTGGCGCAAGAAGGAAACGTTTGGCGTTCCTGGCTGGCAGCGTACCGCCCCCGCAACGGGTGATCTTGACGGAGATGGCGTGGCCGAGGTGGTGATTGGCGGAGTGGTGGAAGACCCCACAAAGATGATCTCCATTTGGAAATTCCAGGGGAATCGGTTGGTGTTCTCCGAGTCGCTTGCCGATGTGAGCGGAATCAACACAAACGTCTCACCCTCGCTTGGTGATCTGGACAACGATGGCGATTTGGACCTGTTGGTTGGCGCGCAAAATGGCCAAGCATTCTATTTCCAAAACGTCGGAACCCCCACCACGCCAGCGTTTGAACGCGCATCGCCACCGCCGCCGTTCGATGCGCTGAATGCCGGGCGCGACTCGGCCCCGCGAATGGCCGATATTAACCGAGACGGGAAGATTGACGTTATTGTCGGGAATGCCACGCCGTCCGGCCCCTCGGGCGGGCGGCAACGTGATGGCATTCAATTCTATCTTAACAACGGCGAAGGAGGGTTCCAGAAAAGCCCAGAATTCCCCGATATAGATTTCCCTGATCGTTCCAATCCCGCCCCTCTGTTCTTCCTTGACTCCGAAGGTTCGTGGTTGATTGTGGGAATGGAGGCCGGAGGGCTACAAGCCTACTATCAACAAGGGGGTCCCATGGATGCGCCGGCGGTGCCCCAATCGTCGCCCATCGGAATCACCCTGCAGCCCAATTTGCTGAGTGGTGAACAGGCAACAATCGTGGAATGGAATGCGGAGGAATCTCGTGGGGAATTACGAATTACCGACCTGCTGGGAAAAGAGTGGTATCGGCAAGAAATCACAGAAAAAACTGGAAGCCTAAGAATAGTGCTTCCAAAACTGCCCGCAGGAACGTACGTTTGCAGCATGGCGACCAGTGCCAGTGTAGTTGCGGCTCCGTTGATACTCATCCGATAA
- the arsS gene encoding arsenosugar biosynthesis radical SAM protein ArsS (Some members of this family are selenoproteins.) translates to MPYDFHDKIQQHSLELPPASLATLQVNVGKLCNQACLHCHVDASPKRTEAMDQRTAQRVIEVLAAHPQIATLDITGGAPELNPHFDWMVAEAKKLGKHVMVRHNLTVQFDGNPVTGESKEYLPEFFAEHRCEVVSSLPYYSQYFTDKQRGRGVFNKSIEGMRRLNDVGYAKDGSGLVLNLVYNPVGAFLPAAQAGLEADYKRELAAKFGLHFNSLFTITNMPIHRFKADLVRHGGYDSYMEKLLNAFNPAAAEGVMCRSQISVNYDGRLSDCDFNQMLELPVESAAPQTIFDWDFDALLARRIVFADHCFGCTAGAGSSCGGATA, encoded by the coding sequence ATGCCATACGATTTCCACGACAAGATTCAACAGCACTCGCTGGAGCTGCCCCCGGCATCGCTTGCCACGTTGCAGGTGAATGTTGGGAAGCTGTGCAACCAAGCCTGCTTGCATTGCCACGTTGATGCCTCGCCAAAGCGGACCGAGGCAATGGACCAGCGCACCGCGCAGCGGGTGATCGAGGTGCTTGCGGCCCACCCGCAGATCGCCACGCTGGACATCACCGGCGGCGCGCCGGAGCTGAACCCACATTTTGATTGGATGGTGGCCGAAGCAAAAAAACTTGGGAAGCACGTGATGGTCCGCCACAACCTTACCGTGCAGTTCGATGGCAACCCGGTCACTGGGGAGAGCAAGGAGTATCTGCCAGAATTTTTTGCCGAGCATCGTTGCGAGGTGGTGAGTTCGCTCCCCTACTACTCGCAGTATTTCACCGATAAGCAGCGTGGGCGTGGGGTGTTCAACAAGTCCATCGAGGGGATGAGGCGGCTAAATGATGTTGGCTACGCGAAGGATGGAAGCGGATTGGTGCTGAACCTGGTGTACAACCCGGTGGGGGCGTTTCTTCCGGCAGCGCAAGCGGGTTTGGAGGCTGATTACAAGCGTGAGTTGGCGGCGAAATTCGGGCTGCATTTCAACAGCTTATTCACCATCACGAATATGCCGATTCACCGATTCAAAGCGGACCTTGTGCGGCATGGCGGCTACGATTCCTACATGGAAAAACTGCTGAACGCCTTCAATCCCGCCGCTGCCGAAGGGGTGATGTGCCGCTCGCAGATTAGCGTCAACTACGATGGCCGGCTAAGCGATTGCGACTTCAACCAGATGCTGGAGTTGCCGGTGGAGTCCGCCGCGCCGCAAACGATTTTCGATTGGGATTTTGATGCACTGCTGGCGCGCCGAATCGTTTTTGCTGACCATTGTTTTGGCTGCACCGCTGGCGCGGGAAGCTCGTGCGGCGGAGCGACGGCGTAG